In one window of Nothobranchius furzeri strain GRZ-AD chromosome 11, NfurGRZ-RIMD1, whole genome shotgun sequence DNA:
- the LOC129164836 gene encoding RING finger protein 228-like yields MSRHSSDKYACKICHSDFDLERRIPKELGCSHTFCQECLEVLRSREVGGWRVGCPVCRHRTPVPEYKVTNLPNNTALAELLLIKAQQQRNFTKTNRWRNRLLPLPPSRAVRTANRSRSLQAARAPCSPSSPWWCFCFGAICLFTASVLAPFSLILTWLMCMLEYRPETPDLSSTTSNRI; encoded by the exons atGTCAAGACATAGTTCCGATAAATACGCGTGCAAAATCTGTCACAGCGACTTCGACCTGGAGCGCCGCATTCCCAAAGAGCTCGGCTGCTCCCACACATTCTGTCAGGAGTGCCTGGAAGTTCTGCGCTCCCGAGAAGTTGGAGGATGGAGAGTTGGCTGCCCGGTGTGTCGTCACCGAACTCCGGTACCGGAATACAAGGTCACAAACCTCCCCAATAACACCGCTCTAGCCGAACTGCTGCTAATTAAAGCGCAGCAGCAAAGAaactttacaaaaacaaacaggTGGCGCAATCGGCTGCTTCCGTTACCTCCCAGCAGAGCTGTGAGAACTGCAAACAGATCGCGTTCACTACAGGCTGCGCGTGCGCCATGTTCTCCTTCCTCGCCATGGTGGTGCTTTTGTT TTGGCGCAATCTGTCTGTTCACCGCCAGCGTCCTTGCCCCCTTTTCTCTCATTCTAACTTGGTTAATGTGCATGCTGGAGTATCGACCAGAAACTCCAGATCTGAGCTCCACCACATCTAACAGGATCTAG